One genomic segment of Bos javanicus breed banteng chromosome 23, ARS-OSU_banteng_1.0, whole genome shotgun sequence includes these proteins:
- the LOC133236992 gene encoding histone H3.1, whose amino-acid sequence MARTKQTARKSTGGKAPRKQLATKAARKSAPATGGVKKPHRYRPGTVALREIRRYQKSTELLIRKLPFQRLVREIAQDFKTDLRFQSSAVMALQEACEAYLVGLFEDTNLCAIHAKRVTIMPKDIQLARRIRGERA is encoded by the coding sequence ATGGCCCGTACAAAGCAAACTGCCCGTAAATCCACTGGCGGCAAAGCGCCACGCAAGCAGCTAGCCACCAAGGCGGCTCGCAAGAGTGCACCGGCCACCGGCGGCGTAAAAAAGCCTCACCGCTACCGTCCTGGCACGGTGGCCCTGCGCGAGATCCGCCGCTACCAAAAGTCCACAGAGCTTCTTATCCGTAAACTGCCATTTCAACGCCTTGTGCGTGAGATTGCCCAGGACTTCAAGACCGACTTGCGCTTTCAGAGTTCGGCGGTGATGgcactgcaggaggcatgtgAAGCCTATCTGGTGGGTCTTTTCGAGGACACCAATTTGTGCGCTATTCACGCCAAGCGCGTTACCATAATGCCCAAGGACATCCAGCTAGCCCGTCGGATCCGCGGGGAGAGAGCATAA
- the LOC133237014 gene encoding histone H2B type 1-B gives MPEPSKSAPAPKKGSKKAITKAQKKDGKKRKRSRKESYSIYVYKVLKQVHPDTGISSKAMGIMNSFVNDIFERIAGEASRLAHYNKRSTITSREIQTAVRLLLPGELAKHAVSEGTKAVTKYTSSK, from the coding sequence ATGCCTGAGCCGTCTAAATCTGCTCCGGCTCCTAAAAAAGGCTCTAAGAAAGCCATCACTAAGGCACAGAAGAAAGATGGCAAAAAACGCAAGCGCAGTCGTAAAGAGAGCTACTCTATTTATGTGTACAAGGTTCTGAAGCAGGTCCATCCAGATACTGGTATCTCATCTAAGGCCATGGGTATTATGAACTCCTTCGTAAACGACATTTTTGAGCGCATCGCCGGCGAGGCGTCACGCCTGGCGCATTACAACAAGCGCTCGACCATTACATCCCGGGAGATCCAGACGGCCGTGCGCCTGCTGCTGCCcggggagctggccaagcatgCTGTTTCTGAGGGTACCAAGGCCGTAACTAAATACACCAGCTCCAAATGA
- the LOC133236989 gene encoding histone H3.1, with product MARTKQTARKSTGGKAPRKQLATKAARKSAPATGGVKKPHRYRPGTVALREIRRYQKSTELLIRKLPFQRLVREIAQDFKTDLRFQSSAVMALQEACEAYLVGLFEDTNLCAIHAKRVTIMPKDIQLARRIRGERA from the coding sequence ATGGCTCGGACTAAGCAGACTGCTCGGAAATCCACTGGCGGCAAGGCCCCGCGCAAGCAGCTGGCCACCAAAGCAGCCCGTAAGAGCGCGCCGGCCACCGGCGGTGTGAAGAAGCCTCACCGCTACCGGCCTGGCACCGTGGCCCTGCGCGAGATCCGCCGGTACCAGAAGTCTACGGAGCTGCTGATCCGCAAGCTACCGTTCCAGCGGCTGGTGCGCGAGATCGCACAGGACTTCAAGACCGACCTGCGCTTCCAGAGCTCGGCGGTGATGGCGCTGCAGGAGGCGTGCGAGGCCTACCTGGTGGGGCTCTTCGAGGACACCAACCTGTGTGCCATCCACGCCAAGCGCGTCACCATCATGCCCAAGGACATCCAGCTTGCCCGCCGGATCCGCGGGGAGAGGGCGTAA
- the LOC133237026 gene encoding histone H4, giving the protein MSGRGKGGKGLGKGGAKRHRKVLRDNIQGITKPAIRRLARRGGVKRISGLIYEETRGVLKVFLENVIRDAVTYTEHAKRKTVTAMDVVYALKRQGRTLYGFGG; this is encoded by the coding sequence ATGTCTGGACGTGGCAAAGGCGGCAAAGGCCTTGGGAAAGGAGGCGCTAAGCGCCACCGCAAGGTTCTGCGCGATAATATCCAGGGTATCACCAAGCCCGCCATCCGTCGCCTGGCTCGTCGTGGTGGTGTGAAGCGCATCTCCGGGCTCATCTACGAGGAGACCCGTGGGGTGCTGAAGGTGTTTCTGGAAAATGTGATCCGGGACGCGGTCACCTACACGGAGCACGCCAAACGCAAGACTGTCACCGCCATGGACGTGGTTTACGCGCTCAAACGCCAGGGCCGCACCCTCTATGGTTTCGGCGGCTAA
- the LOC133237000 gene encoding histone H2A type 1-B, protein MSGRGKQGGKARAKAKTRSSRAGLQFPVGRVHRLLRKGNYSERVGAGAPVYLAAVLEYLTAEILELAGNAARDNKKTRIIPRHLQLAIRNDEELNKLLGRVTIAQGGVLPNIQAVLLPKKTESHHKAKGK, encoded by the coding sequence ATGTCAGGCCGTGGTAAACAGGGTGGCAAGGCTCGCGCTAAAGCCAAAACTCGCTCTTCGCGTGCTGGGCTCCAGTTTCCCGTGGGCCGCGTGCACCGCCTGCTCCGGAAGGGCAACTACTCCGAGCGTGTCGGGGCCGGCGCACCCGTGTATCTGGCAGCGGTGTTGGAGTACCTGACAGCCGAGATCTTGGAGCTGGCGGGAAACGCAGCCCGGGACAACAAGAAGACCCGCATCATCCCGCGCCACTTGCAGCTGGCCATCCGCAACGACGAAGAGCTCAACAAGCTGCTGGGCCGTGTGACCATCGCTCAGGGTGGTGTGCTGCCCAACATCCAGGCTGTGCTGCTGCCCAAGAAGACTGAGAGCCACCACAAGGCCAAGGGCAAGTAA
- the H1-2 gene encoding histone H1.2 translates to MSETAPAVPAAAPPAEKTPVKKKTAKKPAGARRKASGPPVSELITKAVAASKERSGVSLAALKKALAAAGYDVEKNNSRIKLGLKSLVSKGTLVQTKGTGASGSFKLNKKAPTGEAKPKAKKAGAAKPKKAAGAAKKTKKATGAATPKKTAKKTPKKAKKPAAAAVTKKVAKSPKKAKAAKPKKAAKSAAKAVKPKAAKPKVAKPKKAAPKKK, encoded by the coding sequence ATGTCGGAGACTGCTCCTGCTGTTCCCGCTGCCGCACCTCCTGCGGAGAAGACCCCAGTCAAGAAGAAGACTGCCAAAAAGCCGGCTGGGGCGCGCCGGAAGGCCTCCGGGCCCCCGGTGTCCGAGCTCATCACCAAGGCTGTCGCCGCCTCCAAGGAACGCAGCGGCGTGTCTTTAGCTGCGCTCAAGAAGGCACTGGCGGCCGCTGGCTACGATGTGGAGAAGAACAACAGCCGCATCAAGCTGGGTCTCAAGAGCTTGGTGAGCAAAGGCACCCTGGTGCAGACTAAGGGCACTGGGGCTTCTGGTTCTTTCAAGCTCAACAAGAAGGCACCCACCGGGGAGGCCAAGCCCAAGGCGAAAAAGGCGGGTGCGGCCAAGCCCAAGAAGGCTGCCGGGGCGGCTAAGAAGACCAAGAAAGCCACGGGCGCGGCCACTCCAAAGAAAACTGCTAAGAAGACCCCGAAGAAAGCGAAGAAACCGGCCGCAGCTGCTGTGACCAAGAAAGTGGCGAAGAGCCCCAAGAAAGCTAAGGCTGCCAAGCCCAAGAAGGCCGCCAAAAGCGCAGCGAAGGCGGTTAAGCCGAAGGCCGCTAAGCCCAAGGTTGCCAAGCCCAAGAAGGCTGCACCCAAGAAGAAGTAG